In the Pocillopora verrucosa isolate sample1 chromosome 4, ASM3666991v2, whole genome shotgun sequence genome, AAAACAAGTGTGTAACTAAGATTAAAAACGTCTATGTTAATTGGTTATCTTCATCACGAACACTGATTATACAGAGATATCAACAATATATTGCTCACCCATCCGCCTTGGCTCCTTATCCAAACCGCCAAGTGATCCAAAACATAGAGCCTGACGCAACTAAGTACATTTTTCACGAGTTCTGGTCGTCCCTGTGTTATGCAGTCGGCACTGATAGCAGCTGCAAACGCGAACAGGGCTACAATTCGTCCCCAAGTGACACCTTCCCGAAACAGCTCGCGTCCAAAGTTTCTGAAAATATCGCCGACTATTACCTCGCTCCGTAATTTTACCTTGAGCTGTTTTGAAACATTGTTATAAAGATGGGGATAAGATGTTTCCAGAAGCTCGCCGACTTcgattatttttaaagaaattgataGAGTGCTCTCAGACACAGCTTTGGGTCGGATAAATTCAAGATTTGAATCGATATTGGAGCGTTTCAGTCGCTCTTCAATGTAGTCCAAACAGTACAAATTCGCATCGTTCGCTATAGACACATATTCCTCATTAAGTTTTGCTTCAATGAACGGTTTCAACTTTTTAGTGACAGATTTGAGCATGATCGCGGAAAAGTAATTTCTTCGTTCACTCAGTTCTGCATTTTAAGTAAAACATTAAGCTCAGAACAAACTGACGAATTAGATTGAAGATTTAGATGACAGGTGGAAAAGAAACTTAGTGCAGGTGGCATGTTCAAGGGGTTCCTAAGGCTATACAACATTTGAATAGGGTCGatcatgaaaacaaacaaaattagcGAAAGTTTACAGATAAACGGtcatagaaagaaagaaattaacaagCGTTTGACAAGCACTGTGGGGTCGGACGCATAAcaacacctttttttaaaatgatcttGACCTGACTCCTGACAAAATGATTACAGATGTAGTCCAactttttgaatttgatttgcGACTCAGACAAGGAATATTCCTGACTACTACATTGTAATatcttatttctatttttgtgcTGAGCCAAACCACAATCACCCAGCGAGTAGAGTTCCCGTCGATCCGACTGTCTAAGATGATCAAAGGCTAATTCGCTCGAAGAGTAAACCACCTTAAACTTGAAGAGgagtgaaaaatatttgtttgggaGAAGAACCAAAAATATCTCCGTGACATGGACACAAGGTCATGATGTATTGCTGATTTTCATTTGTCAACTTTCAATTAATGACTAGCTAAAATTTTCAGTCTTTGTGAAGAACGGGTTTAGGAAAATACctgaataaaggaggtaagtttctaaggaaattgTGATACTtcgtcggtgggggagtataacaagatagtttggttttttcaactgggttgataatgtgaattggtcGCAGTAAAGAGATCGacaaagctgacgtctcgagcgttagcccttcgttagggcctatttacacggtacgactttgtcgcatgcgacaagcttacgacaggcttacgacacgaattgtttcgtgtaaatcaaacctacaactcgcttacgactcttaagtcatgtcgtaggcctgtcgtaagcttgtcgcatgcgacaaagtcgtgccgtgtaaataggcctttagagggttcgctctgacgaagggctaacgctcgaaacgtcagctttgaaactcttaacggtggccaatttacattaccaactcggttgataaaaccagaaAATACCTGTCGGCTGACTAACGACCGACTGTCGGTGATCACAAAGAAGTGAAACTCGGGAAACGAAAGCAGACAAAAATGGAGTCTTTTCTTTTCGTCTGTTGTTCCCCTTGACATTTTCCCGTAACATTTACAGAACGATTTCAGATGCAAGAAAAGCTAAGCCGTTGTTGAACTTCCGTGAGGAGTACGGGTTCCGAAGCAAATGCCACCAAACAAGTACCAAGTGCTTTAGGGTTCACGGGGCGCTTTCGTGCCTAGGATCTTTTTGGCGTACCTGGATGTTTTGTGCCCACATCGAGACTCAATATGACCATGAGATTTTTGAccagattgaaataaaaatatcagatAATAGCATACATTCAAAAAGGGAAGAcgacaaaaattaagaaaagaaaataccgTATTTTgctcgaataagcgccctcgTTCTAATAAGCGTTCCCCCCCCCGCCCCGACTGAGCGCTCACCCCTTGGCCATAACATTAAACAAGCACCCCTCTCGAATAAGCCGCCCCCCCCCCACCACTCCCCCTCCCTCATTTTCTTAAGTAATAATGAGGATGCAaggaaaacatatttcttttgctacttgttttattatttcttaataACCatcctccttccaataagcgcccctcctTTTAGATGGAATTTAAACTAGCGCCTGGGCGCTTATTCCAAGAAATACGgtatgttataaaaaaaattaaatacgaTGTCACGCAGTAGTATGATAAATACATAAAGAGggtaaatttcaaaagaaactgccAACCTATGCTTTCGAACCTTCCTTATTGACGGGTATCGTGTATATCAATAGTCCGGAACTAGCTCTGCCGCAAAGGCCTGGTAACGAAACCTCCACCACCACTTTGAAGATCTCTTTCTCGCTCTCCATGAACAAGGTGAGCCCAATCTGTGATTGTCTCGTCTGAAGTAATCGATTTCATCATCAACTAAATCAAGCccttaaaaatggaaaaagattGTTGTGCAATTGTGTTAAATTTTGCTGAAATCGAAGTGAAAGTGCTTACCGAAGCAGAAAACATAGATTACAACTTGATGATGAAATGTATGGTGTATAGGGTCCAGTCTACCCAAGAGGTTTCTTATCACGGCAAGTCTTCCAAATCTTTTCgcgttttttcaaatttttgtaacagcaagataatttttttgaaaaattgtggATCAAGGCGTTAAAGAATGCCAACTTAGCAATTTTTTAAGAGGATCGGGTAGAAAATTTATCTGGAAAAGAATGGACCGTTCTTTCTAAGGGAGAGGGGTCTGGGTTAAACTCACTCAGCCCCGTTGCCGCGTCAGCCATTACACCTTGCTGAGTCAAAGATCTTTAcgtctaaaagaaagaaaatataccTCTCTAGACACTTTTAGACCGATAGCAGAGTGAAAAAACATACGTAAGCTCGGTCCGTGTGCATTTTGTGAACGAAAGTGAATTAAAAGGCTCGTGAAACTGAGTACTTGACGAATAAAGGAACAAAGGCGGAAGTATTAGATTCATGGCTGAACAACAAGCTCCTCAGGATGTGGAAATGGCGAATGACCCCTCAGATACGCCACAATCGCAGCCGATAGCAGCAAACCAAGTACAGAATGAAGCTGGTGGTTTTGTATGGCAAGTGGATGACTTAGTGCGGTTTCGACGCTTCCTCGTGCTTGGAAGTGAAGGCGGAACGTACTACGCGTCGCAGCAACAACTTGGGCAAGAGAACGCTCAAGCTTTAATGCGACTTATCGCCCAAGGTAGGGGACCCGAAGCCGTAAAAATTATAGTCGAATACAGCACACAGGGTCGTACAGCCAAGCAAGACCCGATAATTCTATCTTTGGCCTTGTGTGCTCGATCGAAGCACATGGAAACCAAACGCGCTGCTTATGCCGCCCTCGGCGAAGTATTGCGAATTCCAACGCACCTCTTTAACTTCGTGGAGATCTGCGAGACCCTAAGCAAACCATCGACTGGCTGGGGCAGAGCACATCGAAAAGCAATTCAAAAATGGTACAATGGGAAGAAGCCACGCGGTCTTGCAATGGCCGTAACCAAGTACAAACAGCGCAATGGCTGGTCACACCGGGACCTGTTTAGACTTTGCCACGTAAAACCGTCCGATCCAGCTATTCAATTTGTTGTGAAATATGTGATTAAAGGATTTGATGCTGTTAAAGAAGATGCTGGGAAGGCTGGAGTTAGTCAGGATGTTACCTCTGTGTACACCTTTTTAGAAGGGGTAGAACAAGCCAAGACAATGAGTGAAGACGAGTTGGTCAGCGCCATTCCAAGGCATGGGCTGGTGAGGGAACATATTCCCACAAACCATCTTAGCTCCAAAAAGGTAACGAATTTATTAGTTTAAACGCAATAAAATtaagttattgaaaaaaattcttgtaatACCAAATATCTATGAACTGAGATCGATAAGGTGTTTCATTGAGCTTGAAGGCAATTGATGCTTGTTAATTGATGTCAAAAGTACTACCTTAAATCAGTTTGTGGTTTATAATACCCAATCATTTGTGGATTTGTTAAAATTATGATCCAGGCTTAAAAAGTTACCTCAGAAACAATACAACATCTCTCTGacacttttccttttaaacatgTTGTCTGATTGTTGTAGCAAATGTGTGTATGGAAGGGGCTGGTGTTAATGACGTTAGGTGATGTTTTGACAAGTTGGGTAGAATGGTCATTGGAGTGAAGTCAAGTGATTATGCATGAATAGGACTCCTATTCAGATTGAGGAAATGTCAGTAATTGTCACAAACAATGGTTTCCTTGAAGACTTCTCACCTGCAAAATTGCACTACACAAGACTTGTTACCTTCTTGTTGAAACCATGTActtaacttttcattttgttaaattCAGAATTATTCTTGGTAATTAAAACAGTTCCTTTTTGTCATGAACAGATCTGGGAAGCACTCCTTGAAAAAATGCCTATGACAGCCATGATCAGAAATCTTGGGAAAATGACGAATGTTGGTGTATTAGCCCCCTTGACGGATGGAATGACCAAAGTCTGTGATAAGTTAAGGGATGAGGAGAGCCTCAAGAGTGCTCGCGTTCACCCATTCTCCATCCTTCTGGCTCTGAAGCAGTATCAAGCAGGTCAAGGAGACAAAGGGAAGCTTACATGGCAACCAAATCAAGCAATTGTTTCAGCTTTGGATGAAGCATTTTACATTGCATTTAAGGTTTGTAAAAGAGAGGGTTTCCTGTTTTTGTACCTGACTTTTGTGTTAGTCATAAGAAAGACCAATCATATCAAGTGTGTATAACCCCATAAGCTTTAAGGTTAAGTTTGTAAGAACTCAGTTCTGTGCTGTTAAGTTATATTACAGGTCTAAGATCAAAGAATTGAGTTATGCATGATAATTTTAATCTATATTATCTGAAAGAAAAcctatcaaaaatttaaaaatggttcAGATATGATTTCAAGACAGTGATcaacttaaattatttttattctggAGTGTCCATCCAGAGCTACTCTAGTCAGAAGAATATAAAAAGATAGGAATATTACTTTACAAGGTTAAAAGATCTTTCCACTAACCACTTTCCACATCATTAATAGTTATCATTTAAGCCTGAAAGTTATATCACCTGGGGCCCATTTTGTGAAGGTCCCAGTAACTTAATCAGCCAATAAAGCTGTTTCACTCAAAAGAGGAATTCAAAAGTTtggaaaattatgaaataagacTATAAGCTAAAGAAACAAGATGGATTGGTTAGGGTACCAGAACCTACCTTTctgttcttaaaattttggttttgaagTATGGCTTTGGGATCTTTTAGTTACCAGGACTCTAAAGGAACAGACTCCTGGTCATTATTGtaacttttaaataatttcatagaaattccatttttttgttttcagactGTTCAACCCACCAACAAGAGATATCTTCTGGCTATTGATGTCAGTGGCTCCATGTCTTGGGGGAACTGTAATGGTACAACCATCACCCCAAGGGTTGCATCTGCTGCCATGGCAATGCTAACAGCCCGCACAGAGCCACAGTATCATTTTGTAGGCTTTTCACATCGTTTGGTGCCTCTTAATATTAACTCCACTCAGAGACTTGACACAGTTTTAAGAACCATTGAACAGGTGAGTTTAGAAATGACTTAAGCTTAATTCAGATTTTGTTCCTTTTACAAAGTAAATCTTGACTGCTTAGTTGGGATCTCAAGTTCCCAAATGAACATTTGTATGCATCTTTGGATAGCTTGGacttttcaagttattttatttgctGTCACATATTTTTAGTCTTCAGGGTTTATGCTGTTGTGGGGTAGAACTTGAAGGGTTCTATACAATGTATCTAAACATAATTTAGGAATGTAATCTTTTACTTACAGGCTATATGCACCAATTTGAAAGACCTACCACATCATGCTTTCAGTTTAACTGTCCACAGCAAATCTTGCCCtgcttttaattgaaataatatttgtCACTTTTTATAGTGATTTTAACAGTTTGAAATTATCTATTCTTTGTGTCAGGGAGAGCAACAAGttatttttacaactttttgGTCATACAATCAGTTTTTATATGTCCACCAGTTTCCTAGTGCTAATATTTGACATGTCTTACAGGTTCCTATGGGAGGTACTGACTGTGCACAGCCTATGTTGTATGCCAAAGAAAATAACCTTAAGGTTGATGTGTTTATTATTTACACCGACTGTGAAACATGGGCAGGACCAGTGCATCCCAGTGAGGCTCTCAAGCAATACAGGGCTCAGTCTGGTATTGATGCTAAGCTCATTGTCTGTGCAATGACATCCAGTGGATTTACTTTGGCTGATCCAGATGACAGAGGAATGCTCGACATGGCTGGGTTTGACTCTGCTGCCCCCGACATCATCAGAGAGTTTGTGCTGGGTCTCTAAACACTAATGTGTAGCCAGTCTTATTACCTCTAtatttaataaaacattttagaTTTAGACTTTTCAGGCCCACTTTCAACATGGTACAGGCTAGTTTTATTTTAAGCAATGTAcctgttttgaattgttttctcaAGACTTTAGATTGCACTACCATAATGGTAAATACAtgtaaagttgtttttcatATGCATTCAACATATCCATGGAACTCGTATAcataatttggtattgtatgGTTTTTCCTTGTATTATATTTGTTGGTATAATTAGCAATGATCTTTGGTAACAATGATAGTCACCTTGATCTTAATCCCAAGATCAAGAGCCTTTATCTTATATTAACTCCATATGTAGTCGAACACTTAAATGCCACCATTCCCTTTAGTGCTTAATGATAGTCACCTTGATCTTAATCCCAAGATCAAGAGCCTTTATCTTATATTAACTCCATATGTAGTCGAACACTTAAATGCCACCATTCCCTTTAGTGCTTAGTAATGAGCACTAAACAAGGCTTTATGAGATTGTTAGTTATTGGAATCCCCTTGGAGTTACAGAGCTGCAGCTGATTAATAGCTTATCTCACCTTTAGTGttctttatttttgcttagaatAGGGCATGATGGTCgtgaaataaaggaaagaaattaacccAAGTAATGTTGATAAGAAAAGTTGATACTTTTTGTCTATATTTTCTCCCTTGTTGGGAAATTTTGTAGCAAATTATTCTGTGACTATTTTTAGGATCACCTTAAGTTAATGTTTAAAGGTAATAGTACTTGTCAAGAGGATTGAACATTGCATCAAAGTGATGCAGCTGCTTTACATTGATTTTTTAACTAGTCACAAGAATATGGTGGTTAGATCAGGATAATAACCTTTTTTTGGATATGTAcgagtattcttgttacctgtttggtggataagtgttggaaataaaatgatttcatttgtaatttggTGTAAACAAGTACCTGTAGGGCTAGTGCAAtatgtagtctttgaaaaatttccaagacAATGCTTGCAGAGCCCTGCAACTTTGTAGTCCTCTCATATTCATCAAGGGCACCTCATCAAAATTATATCAAGCAATGATTGAATAAAAGCTTTggagatttttatttttactgcaAGTCTTTATTGACAACAACTTTGAATTTTCTGGATACATTCATCTGAAATTGTACAATTATAATTTCAATTGCTAACAGATTTTCTGTAAATCAGTAACTCTCAAAAATAAGTAATGAATATCTCTCTTCCAATGCAAAACATTCACTTCTATTTAGCTCATTGCATGTCAATCCTCAACATCAAATTACATCATGCATGCACATTTGTGGCTAGAAACAGTTATTGCAGATTTACTGGAAGCAATTGTTGCTTATAAGTTCTATATTAGTAGTTCACAAGTACTACTGAATAACATTGCATGATTTCCTATTCATGTCTCAGGAATTAAATGTGTCAAAATACAACAATATTTGTGACATCTAGGTATTTTGTTGAGTTGTGTGGGTATTATTTTAAGGATATAACTCAAGTTGTGATTATGACACACTAAACTTACTCCATTATGATCATAAGCACAATTTGTACCCTGCAAATCCCTCTAAAGAAATTGTCTGAGATTTAATTCACTCCTGCAGTagataaaaaaatgtaactgCTCCTCACAAGTATAAAATTGATAAGAGTAAGGCCTGATTTCTACTTGATGACCCAATCATCCTGATCTCCCACATTTCTTGAGCCAAAAAGGATGATCCAAGTAATACAAAAACCAggttaaccccttaactcccaagttgtgatttttaattctcccatctTGCTActactcatttccttgtaaattagttacaagtaTTTTTTGTTAGATCAGGATAATAACTtaaacctgataagtttaattAGTATTTACTAAACAATGGATAGCATTAGACaagcgctctgattggctactcatactctgaatatcctttgctattcacatCAAAGCATTCACGTGCAGGATTTATGCCTGAAAattttgtaatcgttgcaggaataaatgttaaaatcatctcttttttttgcttcattatctcactgttttagtgaatactaaaacaacaattcacctcagtgttggtGGGCAGTGCTAGATATTTACCTTACTGCTTCAAGACTCATTAACTATCCTCCACAAGCCCCCTCCACTTTGGAGAATGGTTGttaagtattttcattacctgttgaAAGGGAGCAGTTGCATTTTAATCACTGGTGGGAATTACAGGTTTAATGTAAAAGCACACTGGTGATCTGGATCACATGACACCTTTTTTCACTAGGCCCAGTTTCCATCCAATCATTCTAATCCACTGCACAGTGTTCAGTGTTCAGAATGATCAGAGTAGTCCAGGCAATCTTGGGCAGAAACCAGGCTTGAAAGAATGGGGGAATTGTTTTGATAATGCATAAAATTATCTCAAGAAAGATGGAGAGGATTGACAtccaaagaaaacatttatcAAAACTTAAGAACAATAAATAGAAGAACCACTATGTGCAAACCAAACGTtagagtattaaaaaaaaaatggaaaaatagcaGATAAAAAGTAAATGGCAGATGGGAATAAgtacaaatacatgtaaaaatgtATGCACgttaatatataaatattagcatttcatttaaaaactaGCTTTGGTATGTTGAAATTGCTGAGTTTTAAGCTTgtctctgttaaaaaaaaccactgcaaaaaaaaaaaaagttgcattcAATTTGCACATCTACTGCACTCTGTCTCTGAATACTTCCTTCAAAGTGATAACAAACTTCAAGTGTTTCAATTCAATTAAGAGTTATTTGCTCTTTTTTGGGGGAATTTATAGTATTGTCTAAAAATAATTCCTCTATCATTGTAAACTTGTAATGAGCAATCAAGTTTACAGCTTATTGCCTTTCTCTTAACCCAAATGTAAAAATTATGACCCATTATTCCTACAACATTTGAGATATGAAATATAATTCCTTCTAATTACTTGCCCAAACAATGAGCAGAAATAAGAAGGGGGCTTTGCATCCTTAGCTCTTCTAGTTATTTCACATAATCAATTCAACATTGATCGTTTGCTAATTTCTGGTATGTGTTGTTTCATATAAGAACAATGCAAGTTACAATAGGTTCCTTTCTTTCAGACATATATTTGAAGGTATAAAAAGGGAAGGCAAGTAAAAAGCAAGAACTCCTCCTTGGGAGGGTAAAGAAATTCTGCTGGGCTGGAAAAGCACTTTAAATTGTCTAGGGTTTGACACCTGTAACAGTTTTAATTCTACATGTTTTAATAATTTGGGAAAAGGTGCTTCTGAACCCGACAGGTGTAGCTTCACATTGACAAAGAGATATTTTTGATTCATGTAAATCACAAACTGTCTGTGTACATTAACAGCCtggcaaaaaatgaaattaaaaactaCCCATATTTACACATTAACGCTTCCTAGATTGTGTTTCATGGGtaaaaatttttcccaaatCTTGCACAACTTGACGATTGCTGCTAATCACAAGTGTGCAAGTAATGAATCAAAAGCCAGCCTTCTTTCTACTggtattgcaaaataaaaaaatattgaaaaatgcAAGAGCCTTTTTGGATTGACTTTCCCAAcatttgaacaaaagaaatcatTAAGGAAAATCAGAACAAAGGCCATTAATATCACCAGATGTCAAGgagaattaaaagtaaaaattggaaACTAGCCTCAAGCACTGGAAAATGAGAGTGACCAGGTctcgcatctgattggttaagagggAAGTCCAAGTTTTTCTGCGACCAATTTCAGAACATGGAAAAACAGAACTGAAGCAATTCAAGGTTACTCTTGAGTCTCATTTCAAAATTCCTCTAAGACTGTGAGATTCTTTCTTTCCAAGTATCCACAATGCAGATAAAATATCAGGAGGCAGTAGCTCTTACAGTGAAACACACATTTTCTAGTGCCTCAGAAAAACTGATCACTGCTTTTCCAATCCTTTCCATATCAACAGCATTAGGATTAGGTCCCACAGTTTCCACTACACCCTCCATGTCACTGTATTTACCCTCCAGATCTGTAACTGTTCGACGGACTTTAAACCGTGCCTGTGGTTCTAGAGAGTCAGTTAAGCTTGATGATGTCTCTAGAACTTCAAGAGAGATTCCTTTGAGCTCATCAATAGCTTGAAGAAGATTATTATGTGAATCATCCATTACTCTAGCATCAGTAAGAGAGAGAATTGCCCTCATCCTTGATTGGCATTGGTCAGAAAGCTGCAAAAGTTCATTTACTTTGGGTGGTAGATTAGAATCAGCTCCTGAACTGGGAGGGGTAATTTTAGGTTTCCTGGGAATGTTTGGTTTAACTGGAGGTTTTGGTTTAGAAGGAGCTGGTTTGGGCCCAGATGACTTTGGCTTCACTACCGAAGAACTGACTTGCTGCTGGCTTGAACTTGAATTATTTCTGGTTAAAGGTCTTTTGGAAATGTCCGGGATTGATGGAGGTGGATGCATTGGTTTCGATTTTGTGGGTGGTTGCCTGAGAGGTTCAATTTTAGAACCTCTATCACTCTGTTCTGATGGTTGTTCTCCCCTCTGCCTTGGGCGAGGTACTGGGCGAGGTTTGGGAGATGCCAGCCCATcatttgaaaattctgaaaggtTTGTATCCCCAGATGACAAACTTGAATTTGAGGTGGATTTTCCACTTTCTTGTAATGAGAttggaggtggaggtggagggggTCTGTTCCGTGGTCTTGGAACTGGACTTTTTGGCTTGCTCACTTCTGAATTCAGATGATCAGAGGGTTTACTTCCTGCAGCACTTGTCTTCCTGGCAGAGTTACTTGGTTTATCTTTATTTGACACCTGGGCATCCAGTTCTTTGGTTTTCTCCTCTAGCAAAGGTGACTTTGTGCTCTTATTCATTTGAAGAGGAGGGGAAAGTGGTGCTTGACTGGATGGACTGGACAAAGATTTCTGTAGAGACTGTCGGGGTGGTGGCAAAAGTGGCTTGCTAAGAGGTTGCGGGTGTGTGATTTTACGGGATCCTTGAGAGGGTGGAGTAGgcttatttccattttcttgcTGTTTTGGGTTTGAGAAATGAGGTGCTCCTCTCTGCTCCTGAGGTTGGTATTCTGGAGGTAAAGGTGCAGGTGGTCTTTTGTGCAGGTTATCAGCAGTAAATCTTGAAGGAAGATCCTCTTTTTGCTCTCTGCTATTTGAAACAATTCCTTTATCAGGTCCTTTTTTCAGTGTCCCAGACCTGTTACCCAATTCCTTCAGCAAATTGGACATCACAGGGTTAGTTGGTACAGGAGGTAATGAGGGACGTGCCTCCTTTTCTTTCTCCCAGTTTTGATCTTTGAGCATTGGCCGAGCTGGTGGTTCTGGAGGAGGCCCTGATGGATTCAGTGAgctggtaatttttttcatattggaCATTTTTGACTTTGAGCCATGAgaatcatctttcttttt is a window encoding:
- the LOC131795608 gene encoding RNA-binding protein RO60-like, with product MAEQQAPQDVEMANDPSDTPQSQPIAANQVQNEAGGFVWQVDDLVRFRRFLVLGSEGGTYYASQQQLGQENAQALMRLIAQGRGPEAVKIIVEYSTQGRTAKQDPIILSLALCARSKHMETKRAAYAALGEVLRIPTHLFNFVEICETLSKPSTGWGRAHRKAIQKWYNGKKPRGLAMAVTKYKQRNGWSHRDLFRLCHVKPSDPAIQFVVKYVIKGFDAVKEDAGKAGVSQDVTSVYTFLEGVEQAKTMSEDELVSAIPRHGLVREHIPTNHLSSKKIWEALLEKMPMTAMIRNLGKMTNVGVLAPLTDGMTKVCDKLRDEESLKSARVHPFSILLALKQYQAGQGDKGKLTWQPNQAIVSALDEAFYIAFKTVQPTNKRYLLAIDVSGSMSWGNCNGTTITPRVASAAMAMLTARTEPQYHFVGFSHRLVPLNINSTQRLDTVLRTIEQVPMGGTDCAQPMLYAKENNLKVDVFIIYTDCETWAGPVHPSEALKQYRAQSGIDAKLIVCAMTSSGFTLADPDDRGMLDMAGFDSAAPDIIREFVLGL
- the LOC131795646 gene encoding bcl-2-related ovarian killer protein; protein product: MLKSVTKKLKPFIEAKLNEEYVSIANDANLYCLDYIEERLKRSNIDSNLEFIRPKAVSESTLSISLKIIEVGELLETSYPHLYNNVSKQLKVKLRSEVIVGDIFRNFGRELFREGVTWGRIVALFAFAAAISADCITQGRPELVKNVLSCVRLYVLDHLAVWIRSQGGWVDISETFKCIEKRYSMAYFLRWFDYNRLWLVSTTKERLHSFLCATVECIGLIDGG